From a region of the Mytilus galloprovincialis chromosome 3, xbMytGall1.hap1.1, whole genome shotgun sequence genome:
- the LOC143069880 gene encoding cholecystokinin receptor type A-like, whose product MYLFLGIIGNSLVIAVYKFRMKQQSEDRYFIPVLAVCDLTACTVCASMAIALNMMQAKFTCNILCKFLWYFAASTTFMSILLLTVIAINRYLKVCRPFGKQMSTFTKRAALLFAFCFSFLLGAPSAFLYGSVEFSSPDMNLTGRRCSKLKDVSKIASLAYSVLIAVVLLSAVSILIVLYGKIGCTIFTHFKHRNKEIKAMIQTTSTSDSRSQEVAATPSTNQETMKQETSSDPHQNIVIGNNDLPAEDCNIGTDSKLLNRGTDSRNENKKTPKLFTSEELNRSIMYKFTLMFMIITIIFLICFIPKIFLMAMEGRDSQFWEKFSSSERAGLLFLYRLYILNNVVNPFIYAFMDMKFQKEVKKLLKRKL is encoded by the coding sequence ATGTATTTATTTCTTGGTATTATTGGAAATAGCTTGGTAATTGCTGTTTACAAATTCAGAATGAAACAACAGTCCGAAGACAGGTACTTTATTCCAGTATTGGCGGTATGTGACTTAACAGCTTGTACAGTGTGTGCGTCTATGGCAATTGCTTTGAACATGATGCAGGCAAAGTTCACATGCAACATTTTATGCAAATTTCTTTGGTATTTTGCAGCGTCTACCACATTTATGTCAATATTGTTGCTGACTGTTATAGCGATAAATAGATATCTTAAAGTTTGTCGTCCTTTTGGAAAACAGATGTCAACTTTCACCAAAAGGGCAGCACTGTTGTTCgcgttttgtttttctttcctaTTAGGTGCACCTAGTGCATTTCTCTATGGATCTGTAGAATTTTCAAGTCCCGATATGAATCTTACAGGACGCCGTTGTAGCAAGCTCAAAGATGTCAGTAAGATTGCATCGCTCGCTTATAGTGTACTAATTGCAGTAGTTTTGTTGAGCGCTGTCAGTATTCTTATTGTACTGTATGGAAAAATTGGATGCACAATTTTTACACACTTTAAACATAGAAACAAAGAAATAAAAGCCATGATTCAAACGACAAGCACAAGTGATTCTCGATCACAAGAAGTTGCAGCGACTCCATCAACAAATCAAGAAACTATGAAACAAGAAACGTCGTCTGATCCTCACCAAAATATCGTTATTGGAAATAATGACTTGCCAGCTGAAGACTGTAACATTGGCACAGACTCAAAATTACTAAACAGGGGCACAGATTCAAGAAATGAGAATAAGAAAACACCAAAGCTTTTCACCTCTGAGGAACTAAATCGAAGTATTATGTACAAATTCACACTAATGTTTATGATAATAACTATAATATTTCTTATTTGCTTTATtcctaaaatatttttgatgGCTATGGAAGGTAGAGATTCTCAGTTTTGGGAAAAGTTCTCCAGTAGTGAGAGAGCTGGTTTACTTTTTCTGTATCGattgtatattttaaataatgtcgTTAATCCCTTTATTTACGCTTTCATGGATATGAAGTTTCAGAAAGAGGTAAAGAAACTACTTAAACGTAAATTATAG